The genome window TAAAAGAATGCGTAAGCTAGCGAGGTTCATTTAGTACTAATGTAGTTTCTTTCGGTTGGTTTGGATTACAGTTTCTCTTGAATAGGCCTATTTATTTAGTAATTGGTGAACAGTTTGAATTCACCTTGGTCTTTTTGTTCAGTTTGTAGGAAAGTCGACCTTTGCGCCCATGCAGTTTATCGATACCCATACCCACCTTTTTCACTCGCAATTTGACGGTGATAGAAAAGAGGTGATGCAACGCGCCATACAAAGTGGTGTGAAGCGTGTATTATTGCCCAACATCGATGTCAGCACGTACGATCAGATGATGGCGATGGTGCGTGACTATCCCGGTGTGGCCTTCCCAATGATGGGGATACATCCCACACATGTTGGAGAAGATAGAGAAGAGCAACTTCAAGCGGTTGAGGTTGCTTTTGATCAGAATCCTGAAGCCTTCGTTGCCGTGGGTGAAATTGGAATTGACCTTTATTGGGAAAAGGATAAACTAGCTTGGCAGCAAGAGGCCTTTGCCCGTCAGATTGATGTCGCCCTCAAGCACGATAAGCCCATTGTTATTCATGCTAGAGATTCCTTCAACGAGATATTTGAAATTGTTGAGGAGAAACAAAACGGTGAACTGAAAGGGGTGCTTCATTGTTTTACTGGGAATTTAGAACAGGCCCAACGTTGTTTGCAATTGGGATTACACTTGGGTATTGGAGGAGTGGCAACCTTCAAGAATGGAGGGTTGGATGCGGTTTTACCGCATATGCCTACCGACAAGCTCGTGTTGGAAACTGACAGTCCGTATTTGGCACCCGTTCCCTATCGCGGCAAGCGCAACGAAAGTAGCTATGTTCCCATAGTAGCTCAACGAGTGGCCGAACTCACGGGGTTAAAACTGACCGAGGTGGCAGCCATTACAACGGAGAATGCAGAGAAACTCTTTAACCTTCCCCAGCAGAAATGAGTGCAGATAAGCCTAGAATCTTATTGTTCTATACAGGAGGTACCATAGGAATGGTGCGAGGTGCGGGTGGAGAGCTCAAGCCGTTCAACTTTGAGCATTTGTTAGAGCAAGTGCCGGAACTGTCTCAGCTCAACTGTGAAATTGAAACCACATCGTTTGAGCATCCGGTTGACTCCAGCGTGATGAAGCCCAGTCATTGGGTTGAAATGGCCGATATCATTGAAAAGTCATACGATGATTTTGATGGATTTGTGATTCTTCACGGAAGCGATACCATGGCGTATACTTCCTCAGCTTTGAGCTTCATATTGGAGAATTTGGCAAAACCAGTCATATTAACAGGATCGCAATTGCCAATAGGAATGTTGCGTAGCGATGCTCGCGAGAACATCATTACGGCCATGGAAATTGCAACGGCACGGACCGAAGAAGGCAAGCCGATGGTGCCAGAAGTTGCTGTTTATTTTGAATATGTATTGCACCGAGGCAATCGTGTGTATAAGTATTCCTCTCAAAGTTTTGATGCTTTTGATAGTCCGAATCACCCCATTTTGGCTGAGTCGGGTGTCGATCTTCACATTTTTAAAGATAAAATTTGCAAGGGAGCAGACGCCCCGATGAAAGTGCATCGAAATCTCGAAACAAACATATCTGTGCTTCACTTTTATCCTGGTATTGAGCGAGATATCATTGAGCACACCCTGTTAAGAGGGAATAGGAAAGGGGTCATTTTGCACACCTTTGGAGCAGGGAACGCTCCTATGGATCCGTGGTTGGATGAGGCTATTCGTCAAGCCATTGCCAACGGTACCGTTGTGGTAAACGTAACACAGTGTAAGGCAGGAGGCGTAGATCAATGGAAATACGCTGCAGGTGCGCATCTAGCACGATTAGGGGTAATCAGTGCTGGCGATATGACACTAGAAGCTGCTATCACTAAAACAATGGTATTGTTAGGTGAAGGATGGACCGCAGCGGAATTCCGCGTAAAATTTGAGAGTTCTCTTTGTGGAGAACGTTCAAATTAAGGTTTGAGGCAGTAGTATTTTTTGTATTTTGCCGCCGATTTTCCGCAGCCCATAAGCTTGCGGATTTGTCGTTGAAATACGGAGAGGTGTCCGAGTGGCTGAAGGAGCGCGCCTGGAAAGTGCGTATACGTTAACGCGTATCGAGGGTTCGAATCCCTCTCTCTCCGCTGAGTTCTTTTTAAAAACCCTAATTGTACGGTACTTTAAACGATTAATTAAGCAACGTTGAAAATGAGAAGAGTACTTTCTTTGTTGGTTCTAGCCGGAATGTTGAGTTTCGGTACGGCCAATGCTCAAGATGAAATGTCATCATCACAAGAGCAAACAGAACAAGCTGACGCATCTATGGCATCTGGGGATAGCTCCTCATCTGCAGAAGCTGCTGAAGCACCTATGGAAGAAGCGGCAGCCCCAGCTGAAACTTCTGCCCCAGCTCCTGCACAAGAAGAAGAATACACGCAAGTATTGCGTCGTTACTTCATCGAAGGTGGCGCTGGCTTTATGGGAATCGTATTGGTAGCCTTGATTCTTGGTCTTGCGATCGTAATCGAGCGTATCCTTTACTTGACATTCTCTATTTCTAACAACGACCGTCTACTTCGCAAAGTAGAAGAGGCTTTGAACTCAGGTGGTGTTGAAGCAGCTAAAGAAGTTTGCCGTGGCGAACGAGGACCAGTTGCAACCATCTTCTACGAAGGTTTGGATCACTACGACGAAGGCATCGAAATGGTTGATAAATCAATCATCTCTGTAGGTTCCGTTGAACAAGGTAAACTCGACAAGGGTGTATCTTGGATTTCATTGTTTATCGCCTTGGCTCCAATGCTTGGTTTCATGGGTACGGTAATCGGTATGATCCAGGCGTTCGACGCGATTGAAGCAGCGGGTGATATCAACCCATCCCTAGTAGCGGGTGGTATTAAGGTGGCACTTTTGACAACCGTATTCGGTTTGATCGTAGCCATCATCCTTCAGATCTTCTACAACTTGATTGTAGCGATGATCGACAATATCGTTAACAAAATGGAAGACGCTTCCATTTCATTCCTTGATCTTATCATCGAATTCGAAAAGAAAAATAAGTAATCATGAAATCAAACATCAAAATGATTTCGATGATTGCAGCGTTGGTAATTGGCCTCGTAGGAGCTATCTCCGTTCTCAGCATTTTTTTAGCAGAGGAAGAGGGAGCAGCTGTTGAAATGGCGATTTACGTTACCATCGGCATTCTCGTACTCGGTGTGATTGCTGCACTTGCCTCTTCATTGAGAGGTATGGTAGTAAACCCGGTAGGAATGAAGAATGCTCTCATCGGAGTCGGAGCACTCGGATTAATCGTGGTTATTTCTCTCGGCTTGGCTGATGGAAGTGATTACGCGAATTACAAGAACACAACAGAAGAAACTGCATATTACGTGTCGGCAGGTATGAATGCCTTCTACATTACAGGACTTTTGGCTGTTCTATCTGTATTGTATTCAGCTGTAGCGAGAATTATTAAGTAAGTATCATGGCAAGAAAAAAACGCGAAATAGCAGAGATCAACGCCGGCTCGATGGCCGATATCGCGTTCTTGCTTCTGATCTTCTTCCTCGTTACGACTACGATGGATATTGATAAGGGTTTGAATCGTCTCTTGCCTCCAATTGAGGAAGATAAGCCGGAAATTCAAGATCAAATCAAAGAGAAGAATATCTTCGTCGTGGTAATCAACGCCAACAACCAATTGTTGGTGGAGAACGAATACATGGAAATTTCAGAGTTGCGTGAAAGTGCAATGGAATTCATCGACAACAACGGTGATGGAAGTTGTATGGAATGTGGCGGAGATCAGAGTCCAACCTCGTCAGACAATCCTAAGAAGGCGATTATCTCTATTTCGAGTGACCGTGGTACTTCTTATGATATGTACGTTTCTGTAACCAATGAGCTCATGGCAGCTTACCACGAATTGCGCGATGACTTATGCATGCGCAAATGGGGTAAAGACTATGATACCATTAAGGAAGAGGCAAAAGACGCTGAGGACGACTCAGAGGCAAAAGACCGCTACAAGTACGTTCAAGAAGTTTATCCATTGCTCCTTTCAGAAGCAGAACCTAAAAGCGTAGGATAATGTCACACATTAAGAAAGAAAAAGCCAGAGAAACCCCTGCGGTTTCTACCGCGTCCCTTCCGGATATCGTGTTCATGCTTTTGTTCTTCTTCATGGTGGCTACTACCATGCGTGAGGTTGAATTGAAAGTGACGGTAGGTAAGCCTAGCGCAACAGAAATTCAGAAGCTAGAACGTAAAGATTTGGTTTGTTACGTTTACGTTGGTGCTCCTAAAACGGATTACCAAGCAAAGTTCGGTACTGAGCCTCGTGTTCAGCTAGACGATCAAATTGCAGCAGTGAGTGAAGTTGGGTTCTTTGTAACTCAAGTTCGTTCTGACATTGCAGAAGCGGAACAATCAAAAATGACCGTTTCCATCAAAGCTGATGGCAACGTGAAGATGGGCCTCATCTCGGATATCAAACAAGAACTCCGTCAGGTGAATGCCTTATTGATTAACTATTCGACTCAGCCGGTGGTAGACGCCGAAAAGATGTTCGAATCGAATATGTAAGAACTCTTCTCATACATATAGGAAGAAAAGGCCACTACAACGTAGTGGCCTTTTTGTTTTGTAGAAAGATGGTCGAAGAACTAGTCTTTCATGGGGTCATTCTGCTGAAGCGGACGCCACGTAAAGGAACTCTTCTTAGCTGTTAGTATTAGCGCGAGTCCCACCACAGCACATACAGTAATAGTCAGTTCATTCTGAGGAATATCAAAGTAGCCCAAGGAAGAGAAATAGGTGATCCCGTTAAATACCATGTGGGCGACAATGGTCATCCATAGCTTGTGGGTGCGGTGATAGATCAATCCCATGCCTAGGGCCAAAAGGAAGATGCTCACGGCGTTGTCAATTTGTAGGTGTGCAAAAGAAAAGAAGACAGCCGTTAAAGTGATCGCAGCCCACGAAGGCATAGATCGATAGAGGAGTCGTTGAACCGTTCCACGGAAAAAGAATTCCTCAGCAAAAGGTGGAAGAAGTACTAAGGCGAAGAATACCGCTGCCTGAGTGAGTGCTTTTGAAGCCAACATTTCTTCAATGAAGCTCTCAGAGCTAGCTTGGAGTTCTCGTTGTTCTAACCACCAATCTGGAGCGCTTTCCCATGAGTGGAAGAGTAGTGAAATATATTCTCCTAATGGAAGCAAAAGCGCGATTCCTAGGAGAGCAACCATCCAATCGCGTGGACTTTTAGTCGGTATGAGATTCCAAGTGTGAACCGCATCTTCTCCTCGCCATTTCAGCAAGAGAAGTGGGGGCATAAGGAATACCATTGTCATGTTTAGAACCTGACGAACAACGGTCCATTCCAACGTGGAAGGGAAGCTGGAAAGTCCGGCCAAGACGATGAACTGCGACACCATTCCGATTAAGATGGCCAGTAAGATTTGGCTACCTATCGATAATTGAGTGAAAATACCTCTCTGCATTTAAGTCCTTTGATGTTTCGTACTTTTGCTCCCATGAGCGAGAGCGTAAAAATAGGGAATGTAGAAGTGGGAGATTTCCCATTGTTGTTGGCTCCTATGGAGGATGTTAGTGATCCTCCTTTTCGTGCCTTGTGTAAGCAGCATGGAGCTGATGTGATGTACACGGAATTCATCTCAAGTGAGGGCCTTATTCGCGATGCGGCGAAGAGTGTCCAAAAACTGGATATTTTCGAGTACGAACGACCTATTGGTATCCAGATTTTTGGGTACGATATCGACAGTATGCGCGAAGCGGCGGCCATCTGTGAAGAGGCTAATCCCGACATCATCGACATCAATTATGGTTGTCCGGTGAAGAAGGTTTCGTGCAAAGGTGCAGGTGCGGGTATCTTGCGCGATATCCCAAAAATGGTTTCCATGACGGAGGAAATCGTCAAGGCTGTAAATAAGCCCGTTACCGTGAAAACTCGTTTGGGCTGGGATGAGAACTCCAAGTATATTGTTGAAGTAGCCGAACGCCTTCAGGATGTGGGTATTCAAGGACTATCTATCCACGGCCGAACCCGCAAGCAAATGTACAAAGGCGAAGCCGATTGGACGCTCATCGGAGACGTGAAGAACAATCCTCGCATGCACATTCCGATCTTTGGGAATGGTGATATAGACACTCCTGAGAAAGCTGTGGAATACCGTGATCGCTATGGGGTTGATGGCATTATGATCGGTAGGGCTTCCATTGGATATCCTTGGGTTTTCAATGAGATTAAGCACTACATGAAAACGGGCGAACACCTCACTAAACCCACCATCAAAGAACGTGTAGAAGCGGCGCGCAAGCATTTCGAGATGGCACTTGAGTGGAAAGGTGAGCGGTTGGCGATCAATGAAACACGTCGCCATTATACCAGCTATTTTAAAGGTCTACCCAACTTCAAGGAATACAGAACTCGCCTAGTGACAGAAGACTATGCGGAGCAGGTATTTGAGATCTTGAACGAAATAGAGGAGACCTACGTAGGGGAAGCAATTCTTTAACTGAGCTTTAGTTTCTCAATCTTTAATCGGCGAACCGCCAACCACGAGATGCTAATTCCTACCGCTAAAATGGTTAGGATGACTTGCAGAATATCCCCTGCCCGAAACTCCACGGGATAGTATTCAACGATGTAGCCGGCGCCAATGGAAACGAGTCCAAATTGTTGTTGGAGAAAAACGATAATCACCCCGAGCAGAAAGCCTATTCCCGCTCCTCCTATGGAAATGAGTAATCCCTCAGCCATAAAAATCCTTCGGAGTAATTTTTCGGATGCCCCCATGCTCCAAAGTGTAATGAGGTCTTTCTTCTTTTCGAGAATCAAGATGTTCACCGAGGAAAGGATGCCAAAACTCGCGACGAGTAGAATGAAAGTGAGTACTAAGTAGGTGATTAAGCCTTCCGATTTCAGTACTTTGAAAATGGCCACTTGTAGGTCATCTCGATCTAAAACTTTCCAATCTTCACCGAGTTTCTCGCTCAATTCATCCTTAAAATCAGCAAGATGGGTTTGTGAATCGAGGGCGATTTCCATCCCAGAAATCAAGGTGTCCACATCAAAGAGTTGCTGTGCAAAGTCGATGGATGTAAACACATACTTAGCATCAAATTCGGGCTGAACTTGAAAGATGCCTTCTGGATAAAGCAGTTTAAATCGAACATTACCCATGGGGTTAAACTGGTCTACTTTGCCCGCTCGGGGAACATACACATGAATGGGAGCAGGTGAAGCCAGGTTACTAACGCCGAGATAAACGGAGACGCCATAGCCGAGTACGGCACCATGTTTCTCTTTGTTGAAACTCAAAAAATGACCTCTGGTAAGCGAAGAATCAATGTCTGTGATCGATTCATACTTTGTATCTACCCCTTTTACCGTGGCAATGTATTCTCTTTCATGATGACGAAAGAGGGCCTTGTCTTCTACCACTTTTGAATAGTGCTTCACTCCGTCCATCGATAGGAGCACATCCTGTTGGTCGGGAGTCCAAGCTGCAAATTTCCCAGTGGCGGGAACTACCTTGATGTCGGGATCAAACGAAACATAGACGCTTCTTACCAAGGTGTCTAATCCGGCGAAGGCCGACAGAACGACTACCATAGCAGCTGTTCCTACCATTACGCCAAGAGAAGAAATGCCCGTAATCCAGTTTACCGCATTTGTCGATTTTTTCGCAAACAGGTAGCGACGAGCTATGTGGAAAGGGAGCCTCACTTAATAGGATTCTCTCCTTCACCTCGAAGAAGACGATCGATGTTTTCTTGATAATCTAAGGAGTCGTCTACGTAGAATTCCAACTCGGGTACAATGCGCAATTGATGGCGCACGCGTTGAGCTAAGTCATTGCGAATGGCAGCCGAATTGTGACGAACCCAAACGAGCAATTCGTTCTTGTCTTTTACTGGGAACATAGAAATGTACACACGAGCAATTCCCAAATCGGGTGTTACGCGAACTTTGGTAACTGAAAGCATAGCGCCAGGGAAGTGGTCTTTGCCCAAACGTTGGAAGATTTCTCCAAAATCGCGCTCGAGAAGGCGCGCTATTTTTTTCTGTCTTGTACTTTCCATAGTGCACAAAGGTACGGATTGGACGTTAGCAATGGTCTATCCATTAATCGAATATAGGTTATTACCTTTGCTGCAATGAAAAAGTATCTACGCGTTCTTCGTTTCGCCAAGCCATACGCTCTGAATGCAGTTGCCAACGGTTTCTTTAACCTGTTGATGGTTATCTTTTCTTTTGCCTCCATCGGTACAGCGCTTCCTCTTTTGGAAATGCTTTTCGAGAATACGAGTCGCATAGAAGAACTCCCAGAAGATTTCAGCTTTACAACCCACGCCAAAGATTGGGTATACTTTCAGTTCGGGCAATTGATTGATCAATATGGCGAAATAAAGATGCTGGGCTATGTTGCAGTGGCCGGTGCTGTCATGTTCTTTTTCAAGAACCTGTTCCGCTATTTGGCACTTTGGTCTCTAGCGCCACTTCGCAACGGCGTTATTCACGACATGCGCCGCGCGGTGCACAAGAAGTGTCTGGAATTGCCTATTTCTTACTTCAGCGAGAAGAGAAAAGGAGATGTTCTAACGCGAATGAGTTCCGATGTTACTGAATTGCAGTGGAGTTTCCTCACATCTTTGGAGATGGTGGTTCGCGATCCGTTGATGATTATCGGAACTATCGTTCTGTTGTTCACCTTGAGTACGAAGCTCACCATATTTGTAATTATTGTTTTTCCACTTACCGGTTTGCTCATCGCTTTCATCGGAAAGTTTTTGAAACGCGCATCGGGTAGAGCACAAGCTCAATTAGGATTCTTACTTTCCATTTTTGAGGAGACCTTAACGGGATTGCGAATCATCAAAGCATTCCGTGCGGAGCGTACTCAGGAAGGTCGGTTTGACAAGGCAAGTGGAGATTACACGCGCTCTATGAATTCCACACTTCGCACTCGTGATTTGAGTTCACCTGTGAATGAGTTCATCGGTGCCTCTGTGATTTTCATGATCATGTGGTACGGTGGCATCATCATTTTGGATAATCCTGCTGATTCAAATTCCATCGGACTCACTGGTGCGCAGCTCATGTTGTACATCGCCTTGTTCTACCAAATCATCCCTGCTTTTAGGAGTCTTACGGGAGCCATCAACAACATTCAGAAAGGTACTGCTTCAGCCGAGCGAATTCTCGAGATATTGGATGCGGAGAACCCCATTACAGAAGCGAAGAATGCCGTTGCGATCGATTCGTTTAAGGACAAGATCAGTCTGAATAATGTGACCTTCAGATACGATCCTGATGGTCCGGCAGTATTGAAGAACGTTAGTTTTGATATCGAGAAAGGCAAAACTATCGCTCTAGTAGGTTCTTCCGGTTCAGGTAAAACCACCGTGTCCAATTTGATTCCTCGATATTGGGATGTGACGGAAGGATCTATCCGCATAGATGGAATAGATATTCGTGATGCGAAGCTAGCGAGTGTGCGAGGTTTGATGGGAATTGTGAATCAGGAGTCAATTCTCTTTAATGATACCATTCGAAATAACATTGCATTGGGGAAAATGGATGCGACCGACGAAGAGGTTCGAAAGGCCGCCGAAGTAGCCAATGCACTGGAGTTTATCGAGAAAATGGAGAACGGCTTTGAGTCGAATATTGGTGAAGGCGGTGGAAAACTCAGTGGTGGTCAACGTCAGCGTATGAGCATTGCCAGAGCTGTATTGGAAGATCCGCCGATTTTGATCTTAGACGAAGCCACATCGGCACTCGATACCGAAAGTGAACGCGTGGTTCAAGATGCTCTCAACAAACTGATGACCAATCGAACATCGCTGATCATCGCTCACCGTTTGAGCACTATTCAGCACGCCGATGAAATATTGGTCATGCAAGATGGGGTTGTTGTTGAGCGAGGAACACATGATCAACTTTTGGCGGCGAATGGCGCCTATGCAAACTTGGTAAATATGCAGTCGTTTGCTTAGTCACCCATCACCCATCACCCGTCACTCATCACCCATCTCCAAACACCAAAAACCACCATCCATGGGACTAGATAAAATTGAACACTTAGGCATCGCGGTAAAAGACCTAGGTGCATCTGAAAAGTTGTTTGAAGCGCTATTAGGTGTGGCGCCCTACAAACGGGAGGAAGTAGAGCGAGAAGGAGTGATTACATCCTTTTTCCAAACGGGACCCAACAAAGTTGAATTATTGGAAGCCACCAATCCGGATTCTCCGATTGCGAAGTATGTAGAGAAGAAAGGCGAGGGTTTGCATCACGTTGCCTTTGCGGTGAATGATATTCGCGCTGAAATGGCCCGACTTAAGTCGGAGGGGTTTCAGTTGTTGAGTGAGGAACCAAAAGAAGGGGCCGACAATAAGTTAGTGGCCTTCTTGCATCCTAAATCCACCAATGGTGTACTTATAGAGCTTTGTCAAGATCGAGGATAGACATTTCATCGGCGTCGTGAAACATAGAAGGGATTCCGAGTTTTTCAGCAGCTTCGATATTGGCAGGGGTGTCATCTACAAATAGACAATCTTCGGCTTTCAGCTTTGCGTCCTTCAAAACGTGCTCGTAAAATGCAGCATTCGGTTTGCGCTCGCCAATTTCATAGCTGAAGTACATCTTTTCGAAAAGCGAGCAGAACTGCTTCCATCCAAAAAGACCTAATTGTTTTTGGATAGCCTCTATATGGATAGGGTTGGTGTTGCTCACCAAATAGAGTTTGTAGTCTTTCTTTAATCGTTTGAGGTAGGCCAGGGTTTCTTCTGGAATGGGTTCAAGTAGAGCATTCCAAGCATTTACAACATCACTTTTCATGGTCCATGTTGCGGCAGGCCACTTCGAAATAAATTCATCCGCAGATATTTTCCCCGTTTCAAAGTCCTCGAAATCTACCGAAGGGAGGGAGTCTTTTACTCCTAGTGAAATCATCGCATCCTTCGTGTAGTCTGGATTGATGGGGATGATAACTCCGCCGAAATCGAGTAATAGAGCCTTTGGTTGATCCATAGTATAGAGCGTTCGAGTATTGATAGAATGCACTTCGAAGGTGATACAAAAGTAGTAGGTTCTGCAACTTTTTTAAAAGAAATTCCTTTCCTTGAATCCAACTAACACATTTCACTCGTATCTATTCCAGTTATGAGTGCTTTGCGAAACAACGAATATTCGTCACAGGCAATGGCCAACACACCCCGAAAATCTGAAGAAGAGATCGTGGCATTGCTTCAAGCGGGGGACAGGAGTGTAATGGAGTATTTATACGACCATTATTCTGCTGCCCTGTATGGAGTATGTCTCAAGGTCGTGCAGGATGAAACTGCTGCGCAAGACGTGTTGCAAGAAGGCTTCGTCAAGATCTGGAAGCGAGGAGCAAAATACGACCCTACCAAGGGTAAGCTCTTCACTTGGATGTTGAATGTAGTGCGCAATACGGCTATTGATTACTTAAGGTCTAAGGCTGTAAAGTATGAGATCAACGGAAACGAGCGCGTATCACATATTATTGAAACCAACAGCTCTCAGGAGATGTCGGTTGATGGTATTGGATTGCGGAAACATCTTTTGCAATTGAGAAAAGAAGAAAGAGAAATTATTGAACTCTCCTATTTTGGTGGATACACGCAAGATGAGATTTCAAAAGAGCTCAAAATCCCGTTAGGGACGGTTAAAACAAGAGCTCGACGAGCGTTAACGGATTTAAGAAAACTGATAGGCACAAACGGTGGATACTAAGCAATACATTGGGTCTGGCATACTGGAGGACTACATCCTCGGTATGGTATCCGATCAAGAGAAGAGAGAGGTTGAGTGCCTTTCTAAGATCTATCCGGAGATCGCCTCTTATCTTGCTGAGATAGAGGACGAGCTTGCCGAAGCGGTTTTAGAAAATGGTGTTACGCCTCCTATGGATCTGAAATCCAAGATCCTTGACAATTTACCTGAACGAGACGACGACGAAGAGGACGTTCGTGAAACTCCAATTATTTCGTTGGTTGATACTCGTCCAGAAGAGAAGAAAGAAGAACCTGTTAAGCGGAAATTCCCATATGGGATAGCGGCTTCCTTTGCGGTTATCATCGCTTTGGGCACGGGTTACTTAAGTTCGAGAAATCGCGTTGGCGCTCTAACCGAGGAGTTGATTCAAACTCAAACTCGTGCAACCTTGGCCAATCAGCGATACGAAGCATTGGAAGAGTCAAATGCTCAATTGGCAGCGGAGTTTGATATGGTGTCGAATCCCAAGACGATGAAGATTGAATTGGGTGCGGTCAATGATGATTTGGCTCAGTCCGTTCAAGGTGCTCCAGTCATTGTGTTTTGGAATCCAGAAAGTCAGGAAGTGATGTTGAATGACATTGCTCTACCTCGTGCGCCTGAAGGGTCTCAATATCAGTTATGGACCCTTGAAGGAGGTCAGCCGATCAATAGAGGTATGCTTTCCCTTGAAGAGAAATCGGGACTTCAAAAGATGATAAGTGCGAATGCTGCAGATGCTTTTGCAATTACTTTAGAACCGCGTGGAGGCTCGGAGTCGCCTACTTTAGAGCAGCTTATGGTTTTAGGTAAAGTTGAAAGTTGATTTCTATTAGGAATTAATGATGAAAGGCCTATTTTTGCCGGCATGATTGGGCCCATAGCTCAGCTGGTTAGAGCAGTTGACTCATAATCAATTGGTCGCGGGTTCAAGTCCTGCTGGGCCCACAGAAGTACATCCCTCGTATCGAATAAGATGCGGGGGATTTCTTTTTTTATTTCATCTGTATCCTAGAATTGGCGGGCGGTTTCGTTGTTTTTTCATAAGTTCGGTTACCATATAACATAAAACTTAACCCCTATGGCTAACGGAGCATTTATTTCTAAAGATGAAGCCGCTGAAATGGTGAATCGATTCAAGAACAATACAACAACCGTTGTAAACACCCCTTATGGTTTTTGGTACGACCGATCAATGGTCGATCAGTTGTTTGAAGACAATCCTACAGCAACCGGGATTCGTGTTTACACTGGACTTGATTCGAATAACCACATGAAGACCATCATTGTGGCTGTTGACTCTCATGGAAATAACCTCTTTGGTGGAGGTACGAATCCGTGTTTAGATCAAGGTGTTTGTTGTCCTCCAGATTGCGGTAACCACCAGCTTTAAAACGAATCTTGGAGATTAAAGAAACTATATCGTTTCTATCTTCTAGTATCCAATTTTGCTTATTTGCAATGTTGGTGATTCTTCCTATCCAATGGATACGCCATCGCACAGTTAGTTGGCCTGTATTAGGCACTTTCCTCTGGATTTCTATCTGTGACATGGCGTCCTTTTGGATGGGGTATTATGGTATTTTTTCCTTTGTTATCCGATTTCTTTACGGTCCAGGAGCTATTCTCGCCTACTATATCGCCTTTGGTGTTTCTATTCAGCACAAAAAGCGGTTTGCCATCACAACCATTCTCGCTTTTCTTGGATGTTTCATCATCATCGGACATACGTTCTTTGTGTATGGAATACATCGAACGGGTTTATGGACGAGTATTATTCCTTATGCTGTCACCACTCCAGTGATCATTTCTATGGGGCTCTTGTTCGATTTGGACATACTGCTAAGTGATCGTCCGAGCAATCGAGATGTGAGAGGCATGGTGTGGTTGAATAGAGCTTGGATGCTCTACTTTGCTTTGGGATATTTAGGTTGGGGCATGCAAGGGTTTGGCCTGATGGTGAGCGACGAAGACTATGAATCTCAGTTTCGCTTATTCAGGCTTATCTCATTGGCGATGGGCTATGCGGTTTTGACTGTTATCGGAATCTACGCTGCCTTTAAATTCAATTTGAAAAAAGAGTGGAAGACGATGAACTGATAAAAGTCCTTTTCCTTTTTGGGGGCGGTTTAATTACCATCCTTATTGTGATG of Phaeocystidibacter marisrubri contains these proteins:
- a CDS encoding anti-sigma factor; translation: MDTKQYIGSGILEDYILGMVSDQEKREVECLSKIYPEIASYLAEIEDELAEAVLENGVTPPMDLKSKILDNLPERDDDEEDVRETPIISLVDTRPEEKKEEPVKRKFPYGIAASFAVIIALGTGYLSSRNRVGALTEELIQTQTRATLANQRYEALEESNAQLAAEFDMVSNPKTMKIELGAVNDDLAQSVQGAPVIVFWNPESQEVMLNDIALPRAPEGSQYQLWTLEGGQPINRGMLSLEEKSGLQKMISANAADAFAITLEPRGGSESPTLEQLMVLGKVES
- a CDS encoding RNA polymerase sigma factor, with translation MSALRNNEYSSQAMANTPRKSEEEIVALLQAGDRSVMEYLYDHYSAALYGVCLKVVQDETAAQDVLQEGFVKIWKRGAKYDPTKGKLFTWMLNVVRNTAIDYLRSKAVKYEINGNERVSHIIETNSSQEMSVDGIGLRKHLLQLRKEEREIIELSYFGGYTQDEISKELKIPLGTVKTRARRALTDLRKLIGTNGGY